The following are from one region of the Natronosporangium hydrolyticum genome:
- a CDS encoding ATP-binding protein, translated as MSSSGVWMDGFVGRQRELAALDRMLGRVVGGGRAGRPGRALLMRGRRRVGKSRLVEEFVARAGVPHLYFTASAAPSLGADLGLFQAALEASDLPGAAELAGQAPQTWDAALQLLASVLPVDGPSIVVLDELPYLIANDPGLEGTLQKVFDRALSRRPVLLIGIGSDLAMMEALNEYGRPFHQRATELVVPPLNPGDVATLLGLPPAEAFDAYLVSGGLPLILDDWPAGATVPEYLSEVVADPTSALLVSGERAVAAEFPVESQARSVLAAIGAGERSFTSIGRAAGGLPQASLSRALDLLTAKRVVATTTPLSTRPSRETRYAVADPYLRFWLAFLGPYAPEIERGRGDLTLARMLNSWAAWRGRAIEPVIRESLLRLPELLPADTGVVGGYWTRSGDPEIDLVGADRGPVAGTVSFVGSVKWQEQRPFDARDLGRLVAHRRQLPGADEQTPLLVVSRTGASVAGVPVVGAAELLAAYPVA; from the coding sequence CGCTGCTCATGCGCGGCCGCCGCCGGGTCGGGAAGTCCCGGCTGGTGGAGGAGTTTGTGGCCCGGGCCGGCGTTCCTCACCTCTACTTCACCGCCTCCGCGGCCCCGTCGCTCGGCGCCGACCTGGGGCTGTTTCAGGCGGCGCTCGAGGCCAGTGATTTGCCGGGGGCTGCGGAGCTGGCTGGGCAGGCGCCGCAGACCTGGGACGCGGCGCTGCAGCTGCTCGCCTCGGTGCTGCCCGTGGACGGACCGAGCATCGTGGTCCTCGACGAGCTTCCCTACCTGATCGCCAACGATCCCGGCCTGGAAGGAACCTTGCAGAAGGTCTTCGACCGGGCTTTGTCGCGGCGCCCGGTGCTGCTCATCGGGATCGGGTCGGATCTGGCCATGATGGAGGCGCTCAACGAGTACGGTCGCCCGTTCCACCAGCGGGCGACCGAGCTGGTGGTGCCGCCGCTGAACCCCGGAGATGTCGCCACCCTGCTGGGCCTGCCGCCGGCCGAGGCGTTCGACGCTTACCTGGTCTCCGGCGGCCTGCCACTGATCCTGGACGATTGGCCCGCCGGCGCCACGGTCCCGGAGTATCTGTCGGAGGTGGTGGCGGATCCGACGTCGGCGTTGCTGGTGAGCGGGGAGCGGGCAGTGGCGGCGGAGTTTCCGGTCGAGTCGCAGGCACGGTCGGTGCTGGCGGCGATCGGGGCGGGCGAGCGTAGCTTCACCTCGATCGGCCGGGCCGCCGGTGGGCTCCCGCAAGCGTCGTTGAGCCGGGCGCTCGACCTACTGACAGCGAAGCGGGTGGTGGCAACGACCACGCCGCTGTCGACTCGGCCATCACGGGAGACCCGTTACGCCGTCGCCGACCCGTACCTGCGGTTCTGGCTCGCCTTCCTCGGGCCCTACGCGCCGGAGATCGAGCGGGGGCGTGGTGACCTGACCTTGGCACGGATGCTGAATTCGTGGGCGGCGTGGCGTGGCCGGGCGATCGAACCGGTCATCCGGGAGTCGCTGCTGCGGTTGCCGGAGCTGCTGCCCGCCGACACCGGGGTGGTGGGTGGTTACTGGACCCGCAGCGGTGATCCGGAGATCGACCTGGTGGGCGCCGACCGTGGCCCGGTGGCGGGGACGGTCTCGTTCGTGGGTTCGGTGAAGTGGCAGGAGCAGCGCCCGTTCGACGCGCGTGACCTGGGCAGGTTGGTGGCGCACCGGCGACAGTTGCCGGGCGCCGATGAGCAGACGCCGCTGCTGGTGGTTTCCCGGACCGGCGCGAGCGTGGCAGGAGTCCCGGTGGTCGGCGCCGCGGAGCTGCTGGCCGCCTATCCTGTGGCGTGA